From Rhizobium favelukesii, the proteins below share one genomic window:
- a CDS encoding branched-chain amino acid ABC transporter substrate-binding protein: MKKSLLSAVALTAMVAFSGNAWADIIVGVAGPLTGPNAAFGAQLQKGAEQAAADINAAGGINGEQIKVVLGDDVSDPKQGISVANKFAADGVKFVIGHFNSGVSIPASEVYAENGMLEITPAATNPKFTERGLWNTFRTCGRDDQQGAIAGKYLADHFKDAKIAVIHDKTPYGQGLADETKKSLNAAGTTEVLYEGINVGDKDFSALIAKMKEAGVTIIYWGGLHTEAGLIIRQAADQGLKATLVSGDGIVSNELASIAGDAVAGTLNTFGPDPTLNPANKDLVAKFKAAGFNPEAYTLYSYAALQSIAGGAKAAGSNDAEAVAAAMKAKGPFPTVLGDMSFDEKGDPKLPGYIMYEWKKGPDGKYSYFPQDAK; the protein is encoded by the coding sequence ATGAAAAAGTCTCTCCTGTCGGCTGTAGCTCTGACGGCGATGGTCGCCTTCAGCGGCAACGCATGGGCCGACATCATCGTTGGCGTTGCTGGTCCGCTGACCGGCCCGAACGCTGCATTCGGCGCTCAGCTCCAGAAGGGCGCAGAGCAGGCCGCTGCTGACATCAACGCTGCGGGCGGCATCAACGGCGAGCAGATCAAGGTCGTACTCGGCGACGACGTCTCCGACCCGAAGCAGGGCATTTCGGTTGCGAACAAGTTTGCTGCTGACGGCGTCAAGTTCGTTATCGGCCACTTCAACTCGGGCGTTTCGATCCCGGCTTCCGAAGTTTACGCTGAAAACGGCATGCTCGAAATCACCCCGGCCGCTACGAACCCGAAGTTCACCGAGCGTGGCCTCTGGAACACGTTCCGTACCTGCGGTCGTGACGACCAGCAGGGCGCAATCGCCGGCAAGTATCTTGCCGACCACTTTAAGGACGCCAAGATCGCCGTCATCCACGACAAGACGCCTTACGGCCAGGGTCTGGCTGACGAAACCAAGAAGTCTCTGAACGCTGCTGGCACGACCGAAGTCCTCTACGAAGGCATCAACGTCGGTGACAAGGACTTCTCGGCCCTGATCGCCAAGATGAAGGAAGCCGGCGTCACGATCATCTACTGGGGTGGTCTCCACACCGAAGCTGGTCTGATCATCCGCCAGGCTGCCGACCAGGGCCTGAAGGCGACGCTCGTTTCCGGTGACGGTATCGTTTCGAACGAACTGGCATCGATCGCTGGTGACGCTGTTGCCGGTACGCTGAACACCTTCGGTCCTGATCCGACGCTGAACCCGGCCAACAAGGACCTCGTGGCGAAGTTCAAGGCTGCGGGCTTCAACCCGGAAGCTTACACGCTTTACTCCTACGCCGCGTTGCAGTCGATCGCTGGTGGAGCAAAGGCTGCCGGTTCGAACGATGCTGAAGCTGTTGCTGCTGCAATGAAGGCAAAGGGCCCGTTCCCGACCGTTCTCGGCGACATGTCGTTCGACGAAAAGGGCGACCCGAAGCTTCCAGGCTACATCATGTACGAGTGGAAGAAGGGTCCGGACGGCAAGTATAGCTACTTCCCGCAGGACGCCAAGTAA
- a CDS encoding DUF6867 family protein has protein sequence MQGLFFEGDTGVRSAIRLFVVLIGFWTAWRAGKAAADSWSDYPLVIAYTVLLAGAMQFLHHALFNGPVLSVFYYVIDLVLLSIFSTAGYRYRRTNQMVNNYYWLYEKTSPFSWKAKH, from the coding sequence ATGCAGGGACTTTTCTTTGAAGGCGATACAGGCGTGCGCAGCGCCATTCGGCTTTTCGTCGTGCTGATCGGATTTTGGACTGCGTGGCGGGCAGGCAAGGCCGCGGCTGACAGCTGGAGCGACTATCCGTTGGTCATCGCTTACACCGTGCTTCTCGCTGGAGCGATGCAGTTCCTGCATCATGCGCTGTTTAATGGACCGGTTCTCAGCGTCTTTTACTACGTGATCGACCTGGTCCTTCTTTCGATCTTCTCGACGGCCGGCTATCGCTATCGCCGGACCAACCAGATGGTCAATAACTACTACTGGCTATACGAAAAGACGTCCCCCTTCTCCTGGAAGGCAAAACATTGA
- a CDS encoding ABC transporter ATP-binding protein gives MTGQPLLNVQGVETYYGNIRALAGIDVEVHSGEIVSLIGANGAGKSTLMMTICGSPQARTGSVIFDGQDITRLPTHEIARLRIAQSPEGRRIFPRMTVMENLQMGAGLDNLKYFSQDVEKVFAMFPRLKERQGQRGGTLSGGEQQMLSIGRALMARPKLLLLDEPSLGLAPLIVKGIFEAIKKLNKEEGLTVFLVEQNAFAALRLSDRAYVMVNGKVTMSGSGMELLANPEVRAAYLEGGRH, from the coding sequence ATGACTGGTCAGCCACTTCTAAACGTTCAGGGCGTTGAAACCTATTATGGCAACATCCGGGCCCTGGCCGGAATTGATGTCGAGGTCCATAGCGGCGAGATCGTCAGTCTGATCGGTGCCAACGGCGCCGGCAAGTCGACCCTGATGATGACAATTTGCGGAAGCCCACAGGCACGCACCGGCTCGGTGATCTTCGATGGCCAAGACATCACGCGTCTGCCGACGCACGAGATCGCACGGCTGCGCATCGCCCAGTCGCCGGAGGGGCGGCGCATTTTCCCGCGCATGACCGTCATGGAAAATCTCCAGATGGGCGCTGGCCTCGACAACCTGAAATATTTTAGCCAGGACGTTGAGAAAGTCTTCGCGATGTTCCCGCGCCTCAAGGAGCGCCAAGGCCAGCGCGGCGGCACGCTCTCGGGAGGCGAGCAGCAGATGCTCTCGATCGGTCGCGCGCTGATGGCGCGTCCGAAGCTGCTGCTTCTCGACGAGCCCTCGCTTGGTCTCGCGCCGCTGATCGTCAAGGGCATTTTCGAAGCGATCAAGAAGTTGAACAAGGAAGAAGGGCTAACCGTCTTCCTCGTGGAGCAGAACGCTTTTGCAGCCCTGCGCTTGTCGGACCGTGCCTATGTCATGGTCAACGGCAAGGTCACAATGAGCGGTTCCGGTATGGAGCTGCTTGCAAATCCGGAAGTGCGTGCCGCCTATCTCGAAGGCGGACGTCATTGA
- a CDS encoding ABC transporter ATP-binding protein: MSPQETNMTSDTLLKVEHLSMKFGGLMAINDFSFEAKRGDITALIGPNGAGKTTVFNCITGFYKPTMGMITLKQKSGKEFLLERLPDFRITKEARVARTFQNIRLFSGLTVLENLLVAQHNKLMKASGYTVMGLVGIGPYRAEAKNAIELARHWLEKADLIDRADDPAGDLPYGAQRRLEIARAMCTEPELLCLDEPAAGLNPRESAVLNALLRSIRADSGTSILLIEHDMSVVMEISDHVVVLEYGQKISDGTPDDVKQDPRVIAAYLGVEDEEVEEVIAAVENLEGGSH; the protein is encoded by the coding sequence ATGAGCCCTCAGGAAACAAACATGACCAGCGATACTTTGCTCAAGGTCGAGCACCTGTCGATGAAGTTCGGCGGCCTGATGGCGATCAACGACTTCTCATTTGAAGCCAAGCGTGGCGACATTACCGCATTGATCGGCCCGAACGGCGCCGGCAAGACGACGGTCTTCAATTGCATCACAGGTTTTTACAAGCCGACGATGGGGATGATCACGCTGAAGCAGAAGAGCGGCAAGGAGTTCCTGCTTGAACGCCTTCCGGATTTCCGGATCACCAAGGAGGCCAGGGTTGCCCGCACGTTCCAGAACATACGGCTGTTTTCCGGTCTGACGGTTCTCGAAAACCTGCTCGTCGCCCAGCACAACAAGCTGATGAAGGCGTCCGGGTATACAGTGATGGGCCTGGTGGGCATCGGGCCATATCGGGCTGAGGCGAAGAACGCCATTGAACTGGCGCGCCACTGGCTGGAGAAGGCCGATCTCATCGATCGTGCCGATGACCCCGCTGGTGATCTGCCCTACGGCGCACAGCGCCGGCTTGAGATCGCGCGCGCCATGTGCACCGAACCGGAGCTTCTGTGCCTCGATGAGCCCGCCGCTGGCCTCAATCCAAGAGAGTCGGCTGTGCTGAACGCGCTGCTGCGCAGCATTCGTGCTGACAGCGGCACGTCGATCTTGCTGATTGAGCACGACATGTCGGTGGTCATGGAAATTTCCGACCATGTCGTCGTGCTGGAATACGGCCAGAAGATTTCCGACGGCACGCCTGATGACGTGAAGCAGGACCCGCGGGTTATCGCAGCCTATCTCGGTGTCGAGGACGAGGAAGTGGAAGAAGTGATTGCAGCCGTAGAGAACCTCGAAGGAGGCTCGCACTGA
- the livM gene encoding high-affinity branched-chain amino acid ABC transporter permease LivM, whose product MENAVRSADKSANAGLVQKGIKEALFAALISFGMFVLYVGLKTDQNISNELIIVQRWGLLAIFVAIAAVGRFLTVVFLRPHLDARKLAKARSGELDISTEKGFFHTHFLKIALVALLLYPVFIYAVAGPQGSLKWVDNFGIQILIYVMLAWGLNIVVGLAGLLDLGYVAFYAIGAYSYALLSSYFGLSFWVLLPLSGILAALWGVILGFPVLRLRGDYLAIVTLAFGEIIRLVIINWTDLTKGTFGISGIPKATLFGIPFDASAGGFAKLFHLPISSAYYKIFLFYLILALCMLTAYVTIRLRRMPIGRAWEALREDEIACRSLGINTVTTKLTAFATGAMFGGFAGSFFAARQGFVSPESFVFLESAVILAIVVLGGMGSLTGIAIAAIVMVGGTELLREMAFLKAIFGPDFTPELYRMLLFGLAMVVVMLIKPRGFVGSREPTAFLKERKAVSGSFTKEGHG is encoded by the coding sequence ATGGAAAATGCTGTACGTTCCGCTGACAAGTCCGCAAACGCCGGACTTGTTCAGAAGGGTATTAAAGAAGCTCTGTTCGCGGCTCTCATTTCATTCGGCATGTTCGTGCTCTACGTCGGCCTGAAGACCGACCAGAACATCTCCAACGAACTGATCATCGTCCAGCGCTGGGGCCTTCTTGCCATCTTCGTGGCGATTGCCGCCGTCGGCCGCTTCCTGACGGTCGTCTTTTTGAGGCCGCATCTCGATGCGCGCAAGTTGGCGAAGGCGCGCAGTGGCGAGCTGGATATCTCGACTGAAAAAGGCTTCTTCCACACGCACTTCCTGAAGATCGCCCTTGTCGCGCTACTGCTCTATCCCGTGTTCATCTACGCCGTCGCCGGTCCACAGGGCTCGCTGAAGTGGGTGGATAACTTTGGTATCCAGATCCTGATCTATGTGATGCTGGCCTGGGGGCTGAACATCGTCGTCGGTCTGGCTGGACTGCTCGATCTCGGCTACGTCGCCTTCTACGCGATCGGGGCGTATTCTTACGCGCTTCTTTCCAGCTATTTCGGCCTGTCGTTCTGGGTGCTCCTGCCTCTGTCCGGTATTCTGGCTGCGCTGTGGGGTGTCATTCTGGGCTTCCCGGTTCTGCGACTGCGTGGTGACTATCTGGCGATCGTAACGCTGGCCTTCGGTGAAATCATTCGCCTGGTGATCATCAACTGGACGGATCTCACCAAGGGAACGTTCGGTATCTCGGGCATTCCGAAGGCAACGCTTTTCGGTATTCCCTTCGATGCGAGCGCCGGCGGCTTCGCGAAGCTCTTTCACCTGCCGATTTCCTCGGCCTACTACAAGATCTTCCTTTTCTACCTGATCCTGGCCCTTTGCATGCTGACCGCCTATGTGACGATCCGCCTGCGCCGGATGCCGATCGGCCGCGCGTGGGAAGCCCTGCGCGAGGACGAAATCGCCTGCCGCTCGCTTGGCATCAACACGGTGACGACGAAGCTCACGGCCTTTGCGACGGGCGCCATGTTCGGCGGCTTCGCCGGCTCCTTCTTTGCCGCCCGCCAAGGCTTCGTTTCCCCGGAATCGTTCGTCTTCCTGGAATCGGCAGTTATCCTTGCCATCGTCGTTCTCGGCGGCATGGGCTCGCTGACGGGGATCGCGATCGCCGCAATCGTCATGGTCGGCGGCACGGAACTGCTGCGTGAGATGGCCTTCCTGAAAGCGATTTTCGGACCTGACTTCACGCCTGAGCTCTACCGCATGCTGTTGTTCGGTCTGGCGATGGTCGTCGTAATGCTGATCAAACCGCGCGGCTTCGTAGGGTCGCGTGAACCGACAGCCTTCCTCAAGGAGCGCAAGGCAGTTTCCGGCAGCTTTACCAAGGAGGGCCATGGTTGA
- a CDS encoding branched-chain amino acid ABC transporter permease produces MEYFVQQLVNGLTLGSIYGLVAIGYTMVYGIIGMINFAHGDIFMLGGFAGLIVFLVLTSMFAGLPVAVLLLAMLVVAMLMTSLWNWTIERVAYRPLRGSFRLAPLITAIGMSITLSNFIQVTQGPRNKPIPPLVSTVYNVAGISVSLKQIVIIIITAVLLTLFWYLVNHTSLGRAQRATEQDRKMAALLGVNVDQTISVTFIMGAALAAVAGTMYLMYYGVVNFNDGFVPGVKAFTAAVLGGIGSLPGAVLGGLMIGLIESLWSAYFTIAYKDVATFAILAFVLIFKPTGILGRPEVEKV; encoded by the coding sequence ATGGAATATTTTGTCCAGCAGCTCGTTAATGGGCTGACTCTTGGATCCATCTATGGCCTTGTGGCTATTGGCTATACGATGGTTTACGGCATTATCGGCATGATCAACTTCGCTCACGGCGATATTTTCATGCTTGGCGGCTTTGCCGGCCTGATCGTTTTTCTCGTCCTCACGTCCATGTTCGCGGGCCTTCCGGTTGCGGTTTTGCTGCTGGCGATGCTGGTCGTTGCGATGCTGATGACGAGTTTGTGGAACTGGACGATCGAGCGCGTTGCCTATCGTCCGCTGCGCGGATCGTTCCGCCTGGCGCCCCTTATTACCGCGATCGGCATGTCGATCACGCTGTCGAACTTCATCCAGGTGACCCAGGGGCCGCGCAACAAGCCGATTCCGCCGCTGGTCAGCACTGTCTACAATGTCGCCGGTATCTCCGTTTCGCTGAAACAGATCGTCATCATCATCATCACGGCTGTGCTGCTGACGTTGTTCTGGTATCTCGTCAATCATACGTCGCTCGGGCGCGCTCAGCGTGCAACTGAGCAGGATCGTAAGATGGCGGCGTTGCTGGGCGTCAATGTCGATCAGACGATTTCCGTTACCTTCATCATGGGTGCGGCGCTCGCTGCGGTCGCAGGCACGATGTATCTGATGTATTATGGCGTCGTGAACTTCAACGACGGCTTCGTACCGGGTGTGAAGGCGTTCACCGCGGCTGTTCTTGGCGGTATCGGCTCCTTGCCGGGCGCTGTTCTCGGTGGACTGATGATCGGTCTCATCGAGTCGCTGTGGTCGGCTTACTTCACCATCGCGTACAAGGATGTGGCGACATTCGCCATCCTCGCTTTCGTGCTGATCTTCAAGCCGACAGGTATCCTGGGTCGGCCGGAAGTCGAGAAGGTTTAA
- the cysQ gene encoding 3'(2'),5'-bisphosphate nucleotidase CysQ, with translation MLETFERAALEAGKAIMQVYREGCPSARKADNSPVTIADERAERIIIAQLEAAFPKTPIIAEESVAAGNVPVIGRSFFLVDPLDGTREFIDKRPEFTVNIAYISDGRPVAGIVYAPALGVAFAGENDKAEKLLVDDHFQVTQRTVIRVRPQPADRTALASRSHNSPQTDVFLAANAIAQCTNIGSSLKFCMLAEGLADVYPRFTRTMEWDTAAGDAVLRAAGGSTVTLDGLPLTYGKTSQAHDSDFANPNFISWGSARSALERA, from the coding sequence ATGCTCGAAACATTTGAGCGCGCCGCTCTGGAAGCGGGCAAGGCCATCATGCAGGTTTACCGGGAGGGATGCCCGTCGGCCAGGAAGGCAGACAACAGCCCGGTCACGATTGCCGACGAGCGAGCCGAGCGCATCATCATCGCACAGCTTGAAGCCGCCTTCCCCAAGACGCCGATCATCGCTGAAGAATCGGTGGCAGCCGGCAACGTGCCTGTGATCGGCAGGTCCTTCTTTCTTGTGGACCCGCTCGACGGTACTCGGGAATTCATCGACAAGCGGCCCGAATTTACCGTCAATATTGCCTACATCAGCGACGGGCGCCCTGTCGCCGGAATCGTCTATGCCCCTGCCCTTGGCGTCGCCTTTGCCGGGGAAAACGACAAGGCCGAGAAGCTCCTTGTCGATGACCATTTTCAGGTGACCCAGCGGACTGTCATCCGTGTGCGCCCGCAACCGGCCGACCGGACGGCGCTGGCAAGCAGATCTCACAACAGCCCCCAGACAGACGTCTTTCTTGCGGCAAATGCGATCGCGCAATGCACCAATATCGGCTCTTCGTTGAAATTCTGCATGCTGGCTGAAGGCCTGGCCGACGTCTATCCGCGCTTCACGCGCACGATGGAGTGGGATACGGCCGCCGGCGATGCGGTGCTGCGCGCCGCGGGCGGCTCGACAGTCACGCTGGACGGGTTGCCGCTGACCTACGGCAAGACGTCACAGGCGCATGACAGCGACTTCGCCAACCCGAACTTCATTTCCTGGGGCAGTGCCAGATCCGCGTTGGAGCGGGCATAG
- a CDS encoding helix-turn-helix transcriptional regulator, giving the protein MKRQERVVRDGADDAVFSRITSGQDMSAERLNDCVAEMARETGLNHYLLAEFPRGDRSGFASNCLACNWPQELIDFYEEVDLFYCCKLVSALKKTAMPVLCDKASFESTAANQENQRLAGLFTVHGLKTTFAFALHDMHLRQYIFAFSGERARLTRAEVMEQVFRAMEFLELFGQQNPVEKPTESLGSREIECLRWSAAGKSSEEIAIILDLSAHTVVGYLKSAMRKLDSVNRMQAIARAFRYRLL; this is encoded by the coding sequence ATGAAGAGACAAGAACGCGTCGTCCGCGACGGCGCGGATGATGCTGTTTTCTCGCGGATCACGTCTGGGCAGGACATGTCCGCGGAACGGCTCAATGATTGCGTGGCCGAGATGGCAAGGGAGACGGGACTCAACCACTACTTGCTGGCGGAATTTCCACGTGGAGATCGCAGCGGCTTCGCCAGCAACTGTCTTGCCTGCAACTGGCCACAAGAGCTCATCGATTTCTATGAGGAGGTTGATCTCTTCTATTGCTGTAAGCTGGTCTCAGCTCTCAAGAAGACAGCAATGCCGGTCCTCTGCGATAAGGCGTCGTTCGAGAGCACGGCGGCAAACCAGGAGAACCAGCGGCTTGCGGGCCTCTTCACAGTCCATGGGTTGAAGACCACGTTTGCGTTTGCACTGCATGATATGCACCTGCGGCAGTACATCTTCGCATTCTCGGGTGAGCGCGCGCGCCTCACGCGTGCGGAGGTGATGGAGCAGGTCTTTCGGGCGATGGAATTCCTGGAACTATTCGGGCAGCAGAACCCTGTGGAGAAACCTACCGAAAGCCTCGGCAGCCGGGAAATCGAATGCCTGCGCTGGTCGGCCGCGGGAAAGAGTAGCGAAGAGATCGCGATTATTCTTGACCTCTCCGCGCATACGGTTGTCGGTTACTTGAAGAGCGCAATGCGAAAGCTCGATTCCGTCAATCGCATGCAGGCAATTGCCCGCGCATTCCGCTACCGCCTCCTCTAG
- a CDS encoding DUF1153 domain-containing protein: MTEMIRPRVKYVIGPDGSPLTIADLPPPNTRRWVIRRKAEVVAAVRGGLLSLEEACERYTLTVEEFLSWQSSINSHGLAGLRTTRIQQYRH; encoded by the coding sequence ATGACCGAAATGATACGTCCCCGAGTAAAATATGTCATCGGCCCCGATGGCAGCCCGCTGACGATTGCGGATCTGCCGCCGCCGAATACACGGCGCTGGGTGATCCGCCGCAAAGCTGAGGTTGTAGCGGCGGTCCGTGGTGGCCTGTTGAGCTTGGAAGAAGCCTGCGAGCGTTACACGCTGACTGTCGAAGAGTTTCTGTCCTGGCAGTCTTCCATCAACAGCCACGGCCTTGCCGGTTTACGCACCACGCGCATCCAGCAGTATCGCCACTGA
- a CDS encoding GNAT family N-acetyltransferase, whose translation MDIKNEENPSGGRYVAKVEGHEAEMTYSRASPKLVIIDHTGVPDALRGKGVGQALALHAVEEARKGGWKIFPLCPFFKAQAQRHEEWHDVVNG comes from the coding sequence ATGGACATCAAGAACGAAGAAAATCCCTCCGGCGGCCGCTACGTTGCAAAGGTGGAAGGCCACGAGGCCGAAATGACCTACTCCCGCGCCTCGCCGAAGCTCGTCATCATTGACCACACCGGGGTTCCCGATGCGCTACGCGGCAAAGGCGTTGGCCAGGCACTTGCTCTGCACGCGGTCGAGGAAGCACGCAAGGGGGGATGGAAGATCTTCCCGCTATGCCCGTTCTTCAAGGCGCAGGCGCAACGCCACGAGGAGTGGCACGACGTCGTCAACGGCTAG
- the ctrA gene encoding response regulator transcription factor CtrA yields MRVLLIEDDSATAQSIELMLKSESFNVYTTDLGEEGVDLGKLYDYDIILLDLNLPDMSGYEVLRTLRLSKVKTPILILSGMAGIEDKVRGLGFGADDYMTKPFHKDELVARIHAIVRRSKGHAQSVIMTGELIVNLDAKTVEVGGQRVHLTGKEYQMLELLSLRKGTTLTKEMFLNHLYGGMDEPELKIIDVFICKLRKKLANAAGGANYIETVWGRGYVLREPDGAEYAETA; encoded by the coding sequence ATGCGGGTACTACTCATCGAAGATGATAGCGCGACAGCGCAGAGCATCGAATTGATGCTCAAATCAGAAAGTTTTAACGTCTACACCACCGATCTCGGTGAAGAAGGCGTGGATCTCGGGAAGTTGTATGATTACGACATCATCCTTCTCGATTTGAACCTTCCCGACATGTCCGGATATGAAGTGCTGCGCACTCTGCGCCTGTCCAAGGTCAAGACACCGATCCTCATTCTGTCCGGCATGGCCGGTATTGAAGACAAGGTTCGCGGTCTCGGTTTCGGCGCCGACGACTACATGACCAAGCCGTTCCACAAGGACGAACTGGTCGCGCGCATTCATGCAATTGTCCGTCGTTCCAAGGGCCATGCCCAGTCGGTCATCATGACCGGCGAACTGATCGTCAACCTCGACGCCAAGACCGTCGAAGTTGGTGGCCAGCGCGTGCACCTGACGGGCAAGGAATACCAGATGCTGGAGCTGCTTTCGCTCCGCAAGGGCACCACGCTCACCAAGGAAATGTTCCTGAACCACCTCTATGGCGGCATGGACGAGCCGGAGCTGAAGATCATCGACGTCTTCATCTGCAAGCTGCGCAAGAAGCTGGCAAATGCTGCCGGCGGCGCGAACTACATCGAAACCGTCTGGGGCCGCGGCTACGTTCTGCGCGAGCCGGATGGTGCCGAGTACGCCGAAACCGCCTGA
- a CDS encoding response regulator, whose protein sequence is MQRFMIADSSDVVRKVGKRILSELDFMVSEASSAAEAVSNCQVQLPEYLIVDSGMDSALELISTIRGMEGGKAVKIYYCVVEADLKKLMMGKRAGATDFLLKPFDRKILTAVFGNRAIAA, encoded by the coding sequence ATGCAGAGGTTTATGATCGCCGATTCATCTGACGTCGTTCGGAAGGTGGGGAAGCGCATCCTTTCCGAGCTTGATTTCATGGTCAGCGAAGCCTCGAGCGCTGCCGAAGCCGTCTCCAACTGCCAGGTTCAACTCCCCGAATACCTCATCGTCGATTCCGGTATGGACAGCGCGCTCGAGTTGATCTCGACCATTCGCGGCATGGAAGGCGGCAAGGCGGTCAAGATCTACTATTGCGTGGTCGAGGCCGATCTCAAGAAGCTGATGATGGGCAAGCGGGCAGGGGCCACCGATTTTCTGCTCAAGCCGTTCGACCGCAAGATACTGACGGCCGTTTTCGGCAACCGCGCCATCGCGGCATAG
- the chpT gene encoding histidine phosphotransferase ChpT produces MSKNPNLTLTGPDLAALLCSRVCHDVISPVGAINNGLELLDEGGADADAMDLIRTSALNASVRLKFARLAFGASGSVGASIDTGEAERAAKDFAAAEKKTEVTWSGPRAIIAKNRVKLLLNLFLVAYSSIPRGGILEITLENPELDAKFKIVAKGKLMRLPPKFVEISTGEIEEAIDAHTIQPYYTVLLADECGMELGHSATTEELTFTADVVAA; encoded by the coding sequence ATGTCGAAGAATCCAAACCTCACCCTGACCGGCCCCGACCTAGCCGCGCTTTTGTGCAGCCGCGTCTGCCACGACGTCATCTCGCCGGTCGGCGCAATCAACAATGGTCTGGAGCTTCTGGACGAAGGCGGCGCCGATGCCGATGCGATGGATCTTATCAGGACAAGCGCGCTCAACGCGTCTGTCCGTCTGAAGTTCGCCCGGCTTGCCTTCGGTGCTTCCGGTTCGGTCGGTGCCTCGATCGATACCGGTGAAGCCGAACGCGCGGCAAAGGATTTCGCGGCCGCCGAAAAGAAGACCGAGGTTACCTGGAGCGGCCCGCGCGCGATTATCGCCAAGAACCGCGTCAAGCTGCTGCTCAATCTCTTTCTCGTGGCCTATTCGTCGATTCCACGTGGCGGCATCCTTGAAATCACGCTGGAGAACCCCGAGCTCGACGCAAAATTCAAGATCGTCGCGAAGGGCAAGCTGATGCGCCTGCCGCCGAAATTCGTGGAGATTTCGACCGGGGAGATCGAGGAAGCCATCGATGCTCACACGATTCAGCCATATTATACGGTGCTGCTTGCCGATGAATGCGGCATGGAACTCGGCCACAGCGCGACCACCGAAGAACTGACCTTTACCGCTGACGTCGTCGCAGCTTGA
- a CDS encoding DUF1134 domain-containing protein, with translation MRSNFLGRFSAICRLFVALTLSPLMLVPTQASAQQSNSGQYSMQEIVDAGHSFFGSTSGGLAKVIEAAFQKYGLPNGYVLGQEGSGAFIAGLTYGEGQLNTKNAGEHPLYWQGPSLGIDYGGQGTRVMMLVYDLPSTDAIYARFGGVSGQAFVIAGFGMTLLKNNNVLVVPIRTGVGARLGLNVGYLKVTPDPTWNPF, from the coding sequence ATGCGCTCCAATTTCCTCGGAAGATTTTCCGCCATCTGCAGGCTCTTCGTTGCGCTGACACTTTCGCCTCTCATGCTTGTTCCAACACAGGCATCGGCGCAGCAATCCAACAGCGGCCAGTATTCGATGCAGGAAATCGTCGACGCTGGACACTCGTTCTTCGGCTCGACGAGTGGTGGGCTGGCCAAGGTGATCGAAGCGGCCTTTCAGAAATATGGCCTTCCGAATGGTTACGTTCTCGGCCAGGAAGGCTCGGGCGCCTTCATCGCCGGCCTCACTTACGGCGAAGGTCAGTTGAATACAAAGAATGCCGGCGAGCATCCGCTCTACTGGCAAGGTCCCTCGCTCGGGATCGACTATGGTGGTCAGGGCACACGCGTCATGATGCTGGTGTACGACCTGCCTTCGACCGACGCCATCTACGCGCGCTTCGGCGGCGTCAGCGGTCAGGCCTTCGTTATCGCCGGCTTCGGCATGACGCTTCTCAAGAACAACAATGTCCTTGTCGTACCGATCCGCACCGGTGTAGGCGCTCGCCTCGGATTGAACGTCGGCTACCTCAAGGTCACGCCGGATCCGACCTGGAATCCCTTCTGA